Below is a genomic region from Ammonifex degensii KC4.
CAACCAGATCCTCCCGGCAAGGGACTTCCCGGGCCTGATGTCGAGCCACCAGTTCCTCGCCTGGGTCAACGACCACAGGCAGAGCGGCCGCCCGGGCCTCCTGCAGCTCTACGTCAAAAACTTCCCGCAGCACTTCTCCCCTTCCGGCCGGTGGTACGCCATCTACCTGCCGGTGGCGCTTTCCTTCGCGAGGGAAAAGCTTTCGGACAAAGACTATGTCCGGTCGGCCGGGACGCGGGCGCTGGCGAAGAAGAGCTTCGAGAACGAGGAGTGGGTGAGGGCGGCGGCGGGCGTCTTCGGAGTCAAGATGCTGGAGTTCCTGGCAGAGCGCGGGGCCTTGAGGACGGAGGCCGCCCGCGCGATAGTCGAGGCCAACCGGCAGATGCGCCAGATAGTGCGGGAGTTTGCCGCCGTGGTGAACCGCGCCCGGAGAGGCGACGTCCCGGAGTACCTGCTGGCGCGCATTGAGGAGATGGTCAGGCGCAGCGTCCCGGTCCAGGTGTTCACCGAAGTGCTGAGGAAGATCGACGCGCAGGCGGGCTGGGAGTACCGGCGCTACCAGGAAATCAAGCCGGACATCGTCGAGCTTTTGCGGGAAGTCGCGCGCCAGTCCTCTCTCCAGCTGCCGGAGCAGCTGGAGCTCCTGCCTTCCGGCGGAGAGCGGGAAGCGCTGCCCGGGACGTTCTGGGCCTGAGAGTGGCCCGGTCCGCGCGCGGCCGGGCCTTTTCTCTTTTTCCGGGAGGTGGTCTTTGTGGAGAAAAAGCTCGCCTACCTGAGGGAACAGTGCGCCAGGCTGGGCCTGGAGGTAGACCTCTCGGAAGGAGAGTTCTGGTGGTACTGCTTCGCTGAGAGGGCGGTGGTCGGGCTCTGCCGCGCCGGCCGCCGGGAAGCGGTCAACCGCCTGTGCAGGGTCCCGCCCAAGAAGTGGAGGGCCGGCACGAAGGAAGTGGTCAAATACGTGCTCTCCAGGTTCCCCGCGCCGGGCTTCAGGAGGGAGCTCGAAGACCTGGCGGCGCGGCTCTTCCCCATGTGCTTCGGGGAAGGCGCGGGGGAGGCCCTGGAGCTGGTGGCGAGGGAAGACAGGGACCCTGTGGCGGCCGTCTTCCTCCTGAGGGCGCTGGGCCGCGATGTGGAGTTACCGCCCTGCTTCGACAGGGAAAAGGCCTGGATGAGGTACGAGGCGTGCGTCCGGGAGTACCACCTGCGCCGCTTAGCCGGGGACCCGCAGCTCAGGCTGGTCGAGAGGCTGGTGGAGGAGCACTCGCAGAGGTACTGCGAGGAAATCGCCAGACTCAGGGAAAAGCTCGAAAAGGCCTCGGAGGCCGCTACCGAGAAGGCCGGGGAGGCGGAGCGCTACCGGAGGCTGGCGGAAGAGGCGCTGGAGGCCGCCAGGCAGGTCGAGGAGCGCTGCCGGGCCGAGGTGGAGGCCCTGCGGAGGCGGGTGGTACACCTGGAGAGGAGGCTCAGGAAGCTCTCGCCGGCCCCGCCGCCGCTCGACGGCGTGAGGGTCCTGGTGGCGGGCCACCCGGCGAGGGAAGGGCCCACCACGGAGGCCCTGGAAGACCTGGGGGCGGAAGTCGTGTACCTCGACGCCTCCGACAAGGACTTCGACGCCAGAGTGCTGGACTTTGTAGACCTGGCGGTGGTCGCCGCCGACTGGGGGAGCCACGCCGTCACGGACAAGGTGAAGTCCAGGGCCAGGGGCCTCGGGGTGCCGGTGCTCACCGTGCCCTCGGGGAGCCCGGCCCGGATAAGGGAGGCGGTGCTGGAGCACTTCGGGCACCGGGTTAGAGAGGTCGCTCGCTCCTGTTAAAACGGCAGGTTTTGCTTCCCCTAAAGTAGAAAAGAAGTGGCAGGGACTTCAGGAAACACACAGGAGGTATAAGGTGTGCGCGTGTACGGCATTTTTGACGGCGTGGCGAGGGATGACGTCGTGGCAGCGGCGGCCGTGCCGGACTTCGCCACCTGGAAGGAGATCACCGGCAGGTCCTGCCCGCAGGAATACCTGGACTTCCTGCTGGAGCAGGAGGAGGCGCTCGAGGCCGCAGGCGGTGGGCTTTTGAAGGTCAGGGTTCCGCTCGTGCTTGGCGAATACCGCTCCTGGCTCTCGGCCGGCAGCTTCTGGCAGGACGGCCCCGAGGCCCGGGGGGCGTGGGCGCTGGAGGTTGCCCGCGATCCCGTCAAGCTCCGCCGGCTTCTGGAAGAGCACCCCGTCGTCCCCAGGGCCCCCGAGGATAGAGAAAGCGTCGACGTGTACTTTGGCGTCGTCCTCTTCCCGGCTACCTCTTTAGACGAGGCGCTTAAGCTCGCCCCCAGGCTGGAAGAGCAGGTTGCGGGGGCGATCGCGGAAGCCCTGCGCGGCGAGTTCCCGGCGTTCCCGCCGTACCGGAAGATTTCGCGGCTCCGGGCGGAGGGCTTCCGGGTGGTGGTCGGCGACCGCCTGGTCCTCACGGACGTGGCTCCCGAGGTGGGGAGCTTCATGCGGGACGGGGTGCCCGGGCTGGAGTCGCCGGTCCTTTCCCTGCCCCGCAGGCTCCGCATACGGGAGAGCGAGCTCGAAGACGTGGAGTTCCCCGCGCTGGTGGCGGTGCTCCTGCCGGTCGCCCTGCACGGGGCCGGGGACGTCCTGGACGCCTGCGCCGATGTGGTGGAGGAGAAGAGGGGAAACCTGCAGGAGTTCAGCCGGGCGGTGGTGGACACCGTGAACCGCCTGGCGGGCAGGGAGAGCGTCTCAGGGGCCGCTCCTCTGGTCCCGGACTTCTTGCTGCCGGGCTTCCTGGAGGAACTGGCAGAAGGTCTTGAGCTTGTGGACGGGGAAGAAGACGATGGCGGCAACGGCGGTCGGGGAAGGAAGCTGCGGCGGATCAAGTAGCGCGAAAAGGGGGTGGCCCGGCGTGACCCCGCCGAAGTTCTGGCCCGGCCTGCCTGCTGCCGGCGGGCTGCTCCCTCCTGCGGCAGAAAGTCCGCGCCAGGCGGCTTGAGCTAAAGCTCAGCCTTTAAAGGAGCTGAAGGAAAGTGGCGCTTCTCGGGTGGGCCGTGCTCTTCTTGATGCTTGCGCTCAACACGCTCCTCATCGCTCTCCCCCTGTCCCTCCTGGGGATGGAGCCGGAAAGGGCGGTGGGGTGGGCGGTCTCGGCCGTCACCGCGTACGGCGTCCTGGCCATCTCCCCCGTGGGGGAGTGGCTCTGCCGCCGGGGCTTCAGGAAGCCTAAGCCGGAAGAAGAAAAGGTGCTCAGGCCGGCGTACGAGAAGGTGCTGGCGCGGGCCGGGTGGCAGGGAAAGCCGCCCGACCTCCTCGTCGCCGACAGGGGCGAGGAGGTTCACAACAGTTGACAGATTTTTACGAAATGTGTATATTGATACCTAAGCCATGAAGCGGAAGTTACTGACTCTCAAAGAGTGCAAAGAGATTTACGGGCTCAGCTGGGGTTCCCTCCTGAACTACGAGAAGCAGGGACTGATAACTCCGCTCAGGACCCCTGGCGGTGTCCGGTAAAAGGAGCGGGAAGAAGAAGTGATAACCCTCCAGTGCCTCCTGGAGTTTCAGAGTGAAGGAGACAGGCGGAAGGTCCTCGACCTCATGCGCAGGTTTTCCTCCGCCGAAAGGTACGGCTACCAGAGGCTCTTAGAGGGGTGGACGAGGGAAGAACTCAAGAAGCACCTGGCCCAGGTCTTCCAGGTCAACACCCGCTACGCCGACGATGCCATCCTCAAGGCTTCAAGCATCCTGTCTTCCTGCCGGGAGAGAGGCCAGAACCCCACCAAGGTAGTCTTCGGCGGGAGAGGCCTCTTCGAGAAGCTCGAGAAGAAGCACCTGAACGGCCCGAGGCGTGAGGAGCTGGAGAGGGAGTGGAAGGAGAAAAGGCAGGGTAACCTCTACTCCAGGGGAGACAGGACGAAGCAAGGCAACCCCAACCTCCGCTTCGTCTGGATAAGGGGGGAGCTTTACCTCCGGATATGCGTGGGGGAAAGACGGTGGGTCTACGCCAGAGTTGTGAGACCGGCCAAAAGGGAAAAGGACAAGTGGATAGGCTTCGTCTGGGACCTCCACCGGGCGGACAGGACAGGTGAGTGGTTCCCCTACAACGTGGAACTGAAGCTGAGAGACGGAAAAGTCTACGCCCTCGTGAGTATAGACGAAGGATTCCCTCCCACCACTGTCACCCTGCAGGACGGGGTTCTGGCGGTAGACGTCAACGCCTACCCCTTCCACCTAGCGCTGGCGGAAGTCTCCCCTGACGGCAACCTCGTGGGTCACGAGAGGATAAGTCTCCACGAGCTCCTTTCTGCCGATCGCGACAAGAGGGAGTACCTTGCCTGGCAGGTGGCCTATCAGGTGGTCGACCTGGCCCTGCAAAGAAGCAAGGCCATCGCCATGGAAGACCTGGAGAAGGTTCCGAAGGGCAGGAGGGGAGACGGCTTCCCGAAGTTGAGAAAGACACTTCAGCGCTGGGCTTACAAGAGCGTCCTAGAGAAGATAGAGGTCCTGGCCAGGAGGCACGGGGTGGAAGTAATCAAAGTAAACCCCGCCTACACTTCGGTGATAGGGAAGTTCAAGTACGCACCCCAGTACCTGATAGACAAGGACATGGCCGGGGCCCTGGTGATCGGTAGGAGGGCCTTAGGTTTTGAGGAGAAGCTGCCGGAAGCTTACCGGTGTCTCTTAAAAGACGAAGAGTTCCTGCTCTACGCTTTAGCCGAGCTTGAAGAGAAGGTTAAAAAGCTCAAGCGGGAGCTGAAGGGAGAAGAGAACGAGTGGCGGAAGAAGGCCATCAAAGCCAAACTCAAGGCCACACGCGGTGAACTGAAGACCCTCAGAGCCCACCTTCGGGCTCTTCAAAGCGGGGAGAGTGAGCCTGCTTCCCGACAGCCGGCCGACCGATGGAAGGAGCCGGTGAGGGGCCGCTTTTTGGGGTGGCGAATAAAAGCTTGGCGAGTCCTCTCCGCAGCCCTCACCGTCCCGGTTCTTGAAAAGTTTTCTCACGTGAAAGGCACCGTGAGGGACTTTTCTCCCCTGAGAGTGGTCCTGGTCTTGGGGGACTGGGAACGGGCGGTGAGAAGGCCAGTTCCTGTTCCTGGTGCAGGGGCGGCTGTGCAAGAGTGTAGCTGAAACACTTTTGTACAGTTTTTCAAACCAGGTCAACGGCTACGCGCTGGGCTCGGGCGCCGTGGCCGTCACCACCGCCTGCCTCAAGCTGTCGCAGGGGGAACTCTGCGCCGTCCTGGCCCACGAGCTCGGGCACCTGAGGCGCGGCGACCCCGACCGCTCCCGGGCGGTGGGCCGCCTCCTCTTCCTCAACCTCCTGCTGGTCAACGCGATCGGGTGCGTGTCGGCGTTCTTCGCCGGCTTCGCGGGCCTGTCCGACGACGAGGAGCCGCCACCGCTGGGCATCTTCGGCCTCCTGGGGCTTATGGCGTTCGTCGGGTGCAAGCTCTTCGAGTGGACGGCCTACCTGCTGAGCCACGCGGTGTACCTGGCGCTGTTCTACGCCTGCCGGGCGAACGAGTACGCGGCCGACCGCTACGCCGCCGAGATAGGCTTCAAGGAGTGCCTGGTGGCCTTCCTCAAGAAGCTGGAGCGGGAAGAAAAACGGTGGAAGAGGAGCCTCTACGACGTCGTCTTCTCGACCCACCCGCCGGCGAGGAAGAGGATAGAGGCGCTGGAAAAGTCCCCCTTCCCGGCGGGCGAGCCCTATTACCCGTGGGCGTGGTAGCGCCGAGCTGGGCGGGCACGAAGCCCGCCCTTTCCCGTTTTTGCAGGGGGATCGGCACAGGAAACAGAAAGGGGGTGGTGTGGTCTGGCGCGGCTCTTCACCGTGCCGATGGACCTGACGGAGGAGGAGAAGCTCATAGGCGGCGTGCTCTCCCTCCGGCAGGTGGGGTACCTGGTAGGAGGCGGGATGCTCTCCGTGCTGGGTGTGCTCTTCCTCAGGGCGCTGGGCGCTCCCTGGGCCCTGAGCGTCCTGGCCCTGCCCCCGGGCGCTGCCCTGGGGGTCCTCTTGGCCTTCTACCGCTTCGAGGGTATGAACGCGGACGAGTTCCTCTACCGCGCGCTCGCGTGGCGCTTCCGGAAAAAACGGTTTGCCTGGAAAGGGGAGTGATACCTTGAGACTCAAGACCTTATCTACCGGTCTGCTGGCTTCCCTCTCTACGCCTTTTCTCCTGGCCGGCCCCGCGCTGGCCCAAGGGCCGGTGAAGGTCGAGACCCCGGAAACGCTGACGCAGAAGCTCTTTGACCTCATCAAGAACGTGGGCATGCCGCTGGGCGGGGTGATCTTCTTCGGGGCCATCTGTCTCGGCGCCATCGAGCTCATGCTGGCGAGGGGCAGGCCGGAGGAGAGGGCGCGGGTGATGTCCGGTCTCATGTACGTGGCGATAGGCGGCGTGATCCTGGGCGCGGCGCTCTTCCTGGCCGGGGCGTTCATAGGCATCGGCCAGAAGCTCGCCGGCCAAGGATAGGTGGTGGTCTCCGTGCGGCTCTTTGCCTGCCTGCTGCTCGCGGTTTTCTTCGCCTCCTGCCTGGTTTTTCCGCTGGTGGCTTTAGCCGCGGACGCGCAGGGCCCGGCGGGAATACAGCCGATCCCCCCTTCCGAGGCGGTGAACAGGGTGGACACCCTCATGGGCAAGGGCTACCTCGCCCTGGGGAGCGTGGTGGACAGGCTGGCGCTCCTGGTCTTCGGCGCGGCGGCGGTCTGCGCCCTGGCCGCCTTCTTCACCGGCTGGGCCTTCTTCAAGAAGGTCCTGGGGATGCTGGCGCTGGTCGCCCTGGGGCTGCTGGTCTTCTACCTGGCGCCCTTCCTCGTGGGAGTGACGAAGGGCATCGCCGTCCACTTCAGTTAGGCTTTCTTTTCGCGCCGGTGTCCTCCGGGACACCGGCTTTTCCTCTTTTAAAGACCCTCTTCGAAGAAACTTCTTCTTTCTCGTACCTGACATCGAAAGACCGGAGGTGACGCTGTGGGCCCGCTCGTAGGCGCGCTCTTCTTCGTGCTGGGCATTGCGCTGGCGGCTTCCCTGCCGCTCCTCACGCGGTGGGCGGAAGCGCGCCAGGCGAGGAGCCGCTGGGACAGGAAGAGAAAGGGCGCCCCCGCGCCGTCCGGAAAGACGGCGGCGAAGGCAAAGGCGCCCGACATCTTCAACCTGTGGGAAGTAGAAGACGTCAGGGACGGCCTCGTCAGGCTCACCCGCAACCGCTGGCGTATGGTGCTGAAGCTCTCCCCGGTGAACTTCAGCCTCCTGGACGAGGACGGGCAGCTCGTGGTGGAGAACGCCCTGATGTCGGCCTTAATGGCGCTCGACCACCCGGTCGAGTTCGTCTGCACCACGGAGGTGGTCGACACCAGGCGGGCGGTGGCGGATCTCGCCGCGGCCAAGTCCAGAGAGACCGACCCCGTCCGGGCGCGCTACGCGTCGGTGCTGCTCTCCTTCCTGGACGAGCTCATGACCCGCCGCTCGGCGCTGGTCAAGCGCTCCTACTGCGTCCTGGGCTACGAGGCGGAGGACCCGGCGAAGGCGCGGGGCGTCTTAGAGCACCGGGCGGCACTTTTGTCCTCCGCCCTGAGCCGCGCGCGGGTAGTCGCCACGCCGCTCGACACCTCGGAGCTCGTGGACCTGCTGCACCACTTCATGAACCGCGGCAGGCTCCCCCGTCCGTCCGACATGGCCGAGGCGGGGGCCCTGGACCTGGTGATCTCGGGAAGGGGGGTGCGTGTCGGTGGGACTCCTGTGGAAAAAGAGGCGGGAGGAGCGGGGGCCGGAGCCAGACCCGCTGGGGCTCGGGCAGCCGAGGCTTGAAGAGTTCTTCGCCCCCGACGGCCTGGAGGAAGGGAGGGACAGCCTCTACCTCGGTCCCGGCAGGCTCGCCCGGGTGTTCGTGATCTCCAAGTGGCCCAGGGACGTGCTCCTGGGCTGGCTCGACGAGGTCTTCGCCATAGGCCAGGTAGACGTCGCGGTCCACGTCCGCCCCGTGCCCGACCGGCTGGTGGTGAAGTCCCTCACCGACCGGGTGGTCTCCGCCCGCTCTCAGCTCATAATCGAGGTGAAGAAGGGGAGCGTGGTCAGGCTGTCGGAGCTCGAGGCGGTGATAAGGGACCTGGAGGGCTTGCAGGAGGCCATCCAGACCAACC
It encodes:
- a CDS encoding IS200/IS605 family accessory protein TnpB-related protein translates to MITLQCLLEFQSEGDRRKVLDLMRRFSSAERYGYQRLLEGWTREELKKHLAQVFQVNTRYADDAILKASSILSSCRERGQNPTKVVFGGRGLFEKLEKKHLNGPRREELEREWKEKRQGNLYSRGDRTKQGNPNLRFVWIRGELYLRICVGERRWVYARVVRPAKREKDKWIGFVWDLHRADRTGEWFPYNVELKLRDGKVYALVSIDEGFPPTTVTLQDGVLAVDVNAYPFHLALAEVSPDGNLVGHERISLHELLSADRDKREYLAWQVAYQVVDLALQRSKAIAMEDLEKVPKGRRGDGFPKLRKTLQRWAYKSVLEKIEVLARRHGVEVIKVNPAYTSVIGKFKYAPQYLIDKDMAGALVIGRRALGFEEKLPEAYRCLLKDEEFLLYALAELEEKVKKLKRELKGEENEWRKKAIKAKLKATRGELKTLRAHLRALQSGESEPASRQPADRWKEPVRGRFLGWRIKAWRVLSAALTVPVLEKFSHVKGTVRDFSPLRVVLVLGDWERAVRRPVPVPGAGAAVQECS
- a CDS encoding M48 family metalloprotease, translated to MQGRLCKSVAETLLYSFSNQVNGYALGSGAVAVTTACLKLSQGELCAVLAHELGHLRRGDPDRSRAVGRLLFLNLLLVNAIGCVSAFFAGFAGLSDDEEPPPLGIFGLLGLMAFVGCKLFEWTAYLLSHAVYLALFYACRANEYAADRYAAEIGFKECLVAFLKKLEREEKRWKRSLYDVVFSTHPPARKRIEALEKSPFPAGEPYYPWAW
- a CDS encoding PrgI family protein, whose protein sequence is MDLTEEEKLIGGVLSLRQVGYLVGGGMLSVLGVLFLRALGAPWALSVLALPPGAALGVLLAFYRFEGMNADEFLYRALAWRFRKKRFAWKGE
- a CDS encoding pilin, with protein sequence MRLKTLSTGLLASLSTPFLLAGPALAQGPVKVETPETLTQKLFDLIKNVGMPLGGVIFFGAICLGAIELMLARGRPEERARVMSGLMYVAIGGVILGAALFLAGAFIGIGQKLAGQG